In the genome of Salinispirillum sp. LH 10-3-1, one region contains:
- the folP gene encoding dihydropteroate synthase → MQITHKDRVLDLSRPRVMGVVNVTPDSFSDGGRFFKPDAARAQVLSMLAAGVDIIDVGGESTRPGAKPVSVQQELDRVLPVVEMVRRETDVWVSVDTSTPQVMQEAAGAGANLINDVRALSRDGALEVAAQLNMPVCLMHMQGRPVDMQNNPQYDDVVAQVIGYLRERCQDALAAGIRSNNILVDPGFGFGKTLAHNLALLRALPLLAKLEYPVLVGMSRKSMLGDITGKPVEQRQAASVAAALMAALRGAHIIRVHDVAETVDALAVLHAIEQGMGEE, encoded by the coding sequence ATGCAAATAACACATAAAGACCGTGTGCTGGACCTCTCGCGTCCGCGAGTGATGGGGGTGGTCAATGTGACGCCGGACTCATTCAGTGATGGTGGTCGGTTTTTTAAGCCTGATGCAGCGCGTGCGCAAGTTCTGAGTATGCTGGCAGCGGGCGTGGACATCATTGATGTGGGCGGAGAGTCGACTCGTCCAGGTGCGAAGCCGGTGTCGGTGCAGCAAGAATTGGATCGTGTCTTGCCAGTGGTGGAAATGGTGCGCCGTGAAACTGATGTGTGGGTGTCGGTTGATACCAGTACGCCGCAAGTTATGCAGGAAGCGGCCGGTGCGGGGGCGAATCTAATTAATGATGTGCGCGCACTGTCTCGTGATGGTGCTTTGGAGGTCGCAGCACAGCTGAATATGCCCGTTTGCTTGATGCACATGCAGGGGCGGCCGGTCGATATGCAAAACAATCCGCAATACGACGATGTGGTGGCGCAGGTCATCGGTTATCTGCGTGAGCGTTGCCAAGACGCGTTGGCGGCGGGGATTCGCTCTAACAATATATTGGTTGATCCCGGCTTTGGTTTCGGTAAAACCTTGGCGCACAACTTAGCGTTGCTGCGAGCGCTGCCGCTATTGGCTAAATTGGAGTATCCTGTGTTGGTTGGGATGTCACGCAAATCCATGTTAGGAGACATTACGGGCAAGCCTGTAGAGCAACGCCAAGCGGCCAGTGTCGCAGCGGCGCTGATGGCGGCTTTGCGTGGCGCTCATATTATTCGTGTGCATGATGTGGCGGAAACCGTCGACGCTTTGGCGGTATTGCATGCCATTGAGCAAGGAATGGGAGAAGAGTAA
- a CDS encoding YhbY family RNA-binding protein → MALSNDQKKRFRGIGHDLKPVVTIGANGITDTVLEELRRALNDHELIKVKLAAGERDDRQAIVDYIVTHTQCEEVTRIGKITLLYKANRQANPKLSNIARHSKI, encoded by the coding sequence ATGGCTTTATCGAACGACCAGAAAAAACGCTTCCGCGGCATTGGCCACGACCTTAAACCCGTCGTCACCATCGGCGCTAACGGCATCACAGACACCGTTCTGGAAGAGTTACGCCGGGCCTTGAATGATCACGAATTAATCAAGGTAAAATTAGCCGCTGGTGAACGTGACGACCGTCAAGCCATCGTCGACTACATTGTTACGCACACACAGTGTGAAGAGGTCACTCGAATCGGTAAAATTACTTTGCTCTATAAAGCCAATAGACAGGCCAATCCAAAGCTGTCGAACATTGCCCGACATAGCAAAATCTAA
- the rimP gene encoding ribosome maturation factor RimP — protein sequence MAKVDEIIAISKPVVEGLGFELWGVEYVAQGKHSTLRIFIEHENGIGVEHCTEVSHQLAAVYDVEDPITNAYTLEVSSPGMDRPLFTLDQYERFIGHQVKLRLKYPFEERRKFEGIIAGVEDEHVVVQSGEYEYVLPFEQIDKANIVPVFED from the coding sequence ATGGCGAAAGTAGACGAAATTATTGCAATCAGTAAGCCCGTGGTCGAAGGCCTGGGGTTTGAACTCTGGGGCGTGGAGTATGTGGCACAGGGCAAACACAGCACCCTGCGCATCTTCATTGAGCACGAAAACGGTATCGGTGTAGAACATTGTACGGAGGTCAGTCACCAACTGGCGGCCGTGTACGATGTCGAAGACCCGATCACCAATGCCTATACCCTAGAGGTGTCATCACCCGGTATGGATCGGCCGCTGTTCACCCTTGATCAGTATGAGCGTTTCATCGGGCATCAAGTGAAATTGAGATTGAAATATCCGTTCGAAGAGCGGCGTAAATTTGAAGGCATCATTGCTGGCGTCGAAGACGAGCATGTGGTGGTGCAGAGTGGGGAGTATGAGTACGTGCTTCCGTTTGAACAA
- the tpiA gene encoding triose-phosphate isomerase, with the protein MRQALVAANWKMNGTKAQVAELLAGFKAGINAQACQVAIFSPAVFLSDVQQALQGSAIAWGGQNVHSAESGAYTGETSLGMLKEFGCQYVLVGHSERRTLFGESDEVVAEKVAAALSAGVTPMLCIGETLEERESGVTAEVCRRQLKAVLDKVGVAGFNKLVVAYEPVWAIGTGKTASPEQAQEVHADLRAFLQDADAEMAKKIQILYGGSVKAASAAELFAMPDIDGGLVGGASLQIEEFVGICNAAAQ; encoded by the coding sequence ATGCGTCAGGCATTGGTTGCAGCGAATTGGAAGATGAACGGCACTAAAGCGCAAGTGGCGGAGTTGCTGGCTGGATTTAAGGCGGGCATCAACGCACAGGCGTGTCAGGTGGCCATATTTTCTCCGGCTGTCTTTCTGTCTGACGTGCAGCAGGCCTTACAAGGCAGCGCTATCGCATGGGGTGGGCAAAATGTTCACAGTGCAGAGAGCGGAGCCTACACCGGCGAAACCTCGTTAGGCATGCTAAAAGAATTTGGCTGCCAGTACGTGTTGGTGGGTCACTCTGAGCGTCGTACCTTGTTCGGCGAGAGCGACGAGGTGGTTGCTGAGAAGGTGGCAGCGGCGTTGTCTGCAGGTGTTACGCCTATGTTGTGCATCGGTGAAACACTCGAAGAGCGTGAGTCTGGTGTAACGGCCGAGGTGTGCCGTCGCCAACTCAAAGCGGTGTTGGATAAAGTGGGCGTTGCCGGCTTTAACAAGCTGGTAGTGGCCTATGAGCCGGTCTGGGCTATTGGTACGGGTAAGACTGCGTCACCAGAGCAGGCACAAGAAGTACACGCCGATTTACGTGCGTTCTTGCAAGATGCAGATGCTGAAATGGCGAAGAAGATTCAGATTTTGTATGGCGGTAGCGTGAAGGCGGCAAGTGCTGCTGAATTGTTCGCCATGCCGGATATTGACGGTGGTCTGGTTGGCGGTGCGTCACTTCAGATCGAAGAATTTGTGGGTATCTGCAACGCTGCAGCCCAATAA
- the ftsH gene encoding ATP-dependent zinc metalloprotease FtsH has translation MAKNLILWIVIAVVLLSVFNSFPSGQPSQDITYSQFMTQVQNDRVERVTISGTKIEGVRRDGSRFTATSPYLIVQQDFIENLMDNGVDVEARQPEQQSIWSQLLVASFPILLIILVFLFFMRQMQGGAGGKGGPMSFGKSKAKLLSEDQVKTTFADVAGVEEAKDDVAELVSFLRDPGKYQRLGGTIPRGVLLVGPPGTGKTLLAKAIAGEAKVPFFSISGSDFVEMFVGVGASRVRDMFEQAKKQAPCIVFIDEIDAVGRSRGVGIGGGNDEREQTLNQLLVEMDGFEANDGIIIIAATNRPDVLDPALMRPGRFDRQVVVGLPDIRGREQILKVHMRKVPLGDTVEPKIIARGTPGFSGADLANLVNEAALFAARGNKRLVSMEEFDRAKDKIMMGAERKSMVMSEKEKINTAYHESGHAIVGRLVPAHDPVYKVSIIPRGRALGVTMFLPEEDRYSLSKEGLESQICSLYGGRLAEELINGMDQVTTGASNDIERATKLARNMVTKWGLSEKLGPLMYEEERQDYLGSSQASGAFSGETAKAIDAEIKDICTRCYERAKQLLVENRDKLEMMKDALMEYETIDSGQIDDIMEGKKPRKPADWDTSAATQARAEKEARAKAAAEGRDYDEEQEQAAKNKSQPEPEAVNERDDTPSGEPMDEDSDRPRS, from the coding sequence ATGGCTAAGAATTTAATCTTGTGGATAGTGATCGCCGTGGTGCTGCTGTCGGTGTTCAACAGCTTCCCGTCCGGGCAGCCTAGTCAAGACATCACCTATTCGCAATTCATGACGCAGGTTCAGAACGACCGCGTTGAGCGGGTGACTATTTCTGGCACGAAGATCGAAGGCGTGCGCCGCGATGGCTCGCGCTTCACGGCCACAAGCCCGTATTTGATTGTGCAGCAAGATTTCATTGAAAACTTGATGGACAATGGTGTCGACGTAGAGGCGCGCCAGCCCGAGCAACAAAGTATCTGGTCGCAGTTGCTGGTCGCCAGTTTCCCGATTCTGTTGATTATTTTGGTGTTCCTGTTCTTTATGCGGCAGATGCAGGGAGGGGCTGGCGGTAAAGGCGGCCCAATGAGCTTTGGTAAGTCCAAGGCCAAGCTGCTCAGTGAAGACCAAGTGAAAACCACTTTTGCCGATGTCGCTGGTGTTGAAGAAGCCAAAGACGACGTGGCCGAGTTGGTGTCCTTCCTGCGTGATCCCGGTAAGTACCAGCGTTTGGGCGGTACTATCCCACGCGGCGTGCTCTTGGTGGGCCCGCCGGGTACTGGTAAAACCTTGCTGGCCAAAGCTATTGCGGGTGAAGCCAAGGTGCCGTTCTTCTCTATTTCCGGTTCTGACTTCGTTGAAATGTTCGTCGGTGTGGGTGCGTCTCGTGTCCGCGACATGTTCGAGCAAGCGAAGAAACAGGCGCCTTGCATCGTCTTCATTGACGAAATCGACGCAGTAGGCCGTAGCCGTGGCGTGGGTATCGGTGGCGGCAACGACGAGCGTGAGCAGACATTGAACCAGTTGCTGGTTGAAATGGACGGTTTCGAAGCGAACGATGGCATCATTATTATCGCAGCCACTAACCGCCCAGATGTACTCGACCCTGCGTTGATGCGTCCTGGTCGTTTTGACCGTCAAGTGGTGGTGGGCTTGCCCGATATTCGTGGCCGTGAGCAAATCCTTAAAGTACACATGCGCAAAGTGCCGTTGGGCGACACGGTTGAACCTAAAATCATCGCGCGTGGTACGCCGGGCTTCTCAGGTGCTGATCTTGCGAACTTGGTGAACGAGGCGGCATTGTTTGCGGCGCGTGGAAACAAGCGTTTGGTGAGCATGGAAGAATTCGATCGGGCGAAAGATAAGATCATGATGGGTGCTGAGCGCAAGTCCATGGTGATGTCCGAGAAAGAAAAGATCAACACGGCGTACCATGAGTCCGGGCACGCCATTGTGGGTCGTTTAGTGCCCGCACATGACCCGGTGTATAAAGTGAGTATCATTCCGCGTGGTCGCGCACTGGGTGTGACCATGTTCTTGCCGGAAGAGGATCGTTACAGTCTCAGTAAAGAAGGATTGGAAAGTCAGATCTGCTCGTTGTATGGCGGGCGCCTGGCCGAAGAGCTGATCAATGGTATGGATCAGGTGACCACCGGTGCTTCTAATGACATTGAGCGTGCGACCAAGTTGGCGCGTAACATGGTGACCAAATGGGGCTTGAGTGAAAAGCTGGGTCCGTTGATGTACGAAGAAGAGCGTCAGGACTATTTAGGCAGCAGTCAGGCCTCTGGTGCTTTCTCTGGTGAGACGGCGAAGGCCATTGATGCTGAAATTAAAGATATCTGCACGCGTTGTTATGAGCGTGCCAAGCAGCTGTTGGTCGAGAATCGTGACAAGCTGGAAATGATGAAAGACGCCTTGATGGAATATGAAACCATTGATTCAGGGCAAATTGACGACATTATGGAAGGCAAGAAGCCACGTAAGCCGGCTGATTGGGACACATCTGCTGCTACACAAGCGCGTGCTGAAAAAGAAGCGCGAGCAAAAGCTGCTGCTGAAGGTCGTGATTACGATGAAGAGCAGGAGCAAGCGGCCAAGAATAAGTCTCAGCCAGAACCTGAGGCTGTGAATGAGCGGGATGATACGCCGTCTGGCGAGCCTATGGATGAAGATTCTGATCGTCCGCGCTCGTGA
- the secG gene encoding preprotein translocase subunit SecG: protein METFLTIIHVVFAVGVVGFVLIQRGKGADAGASFGGGASQGVFGSQGSATFLSRTTAVLATLFFATSLALAVVAKNRADADRTFNIDGSLFIEDAPVTEEGAGTMNFPDVE from the coding sequence ATGGAAACTTTTTTAACGATTATTCATGTTGTTTTTGCAGTTGGTGTCGTCGGCTTTGTCTTGATCCAGCGTGGTAAGGGCGCCGATGCCGGCGCTTCTTTCGGCGGTGGTGCGTCTCAGGGTGTATTTGGCAGCCAAGGCAGTGCTACTTTTTTGTCGCGGACAACCGCTGTATTGGCAACCTTGTTTTTTGCCACCAGCTTGGCTCTGGCCGTTGTGGCGAAGAACCGTGCAGATGCAGATCGCACATTCAATATTGACGGCAGTCTGTTCATTGAAGACGCTCCGGTTACCGAAGAAGGTGCTGGTACAATGAACTTTCCTGACGTAGAATAA
- the glmM gene encoding phosphoglucosamine mutase, protein MGQRKYFGTDGIRGEVGTVPITAEFMLKLGWAAGRVFARQGKSKIIIGKDTRISGYMFESALEAGLSAAGVDVLLLGPMPTPAIAYLTQTFKCDAGIVISASHNPHQDNGIKFFGPDGRKLSDGVENAIEAELTKPMTTVPSADLGKARRIADAVGRYVEFCKSTASHLDLKGVKIVLDCANGATYDIAPKVFSELGADLVCIGCSPDGLNINLKCGSTSPQALQSEVLAQEAHLGIAFDGDGDRVLMVDHAGQILDGDELLFIIASHLKSRNKLHGGVVSTLMANMGLEVALRKKDIELVRAQVGDRYVMEQMVEREWLLGGESSGHLICAHKTSTGDGIVAALQVLQALQDMELTLQEARQGMRKFPQEMINVRVSDKTLALKSEAVLAAVKATEKQLGETGRVLLRPSGTEPVVRVMIEGEDAEQVRTLCQALAEQVEEVMRRAD, encoded by the coding sequence ATGGGGCAGCGTAAGTATTTTGGTACCGATGGTATTCGTGGCGAAGTTGGCACGGTGCCCATCACAGCGGAATTCATGCTCAAATTGGGTTGGGCAGCCGGGCGGGTGTTTGCCAGGCAGGGCAAAAGTAAGATCATCATTGGTAAAGATACGCGTATTTCAGGCTATATGTTTGAGTCGGCGCTGGAGGCTGGTTTATCTGCAGCGGGCGTCGATGTTTTGCTGCTAGGGCCAATGCCTACACCTGCAATAGCGTATTTAACACAGACTTTTAAGTGTGACGCAGGAATTGTGATTTCGGCGTCACACAATCCACATCAGGACAATGGCATTAAGTTTTTTGGTCCGGATGGCCGTAAGCTGTCTGACGGCGTTGAAAATGCCATTGAGGCCGAGTTGACCAAGCCCATGACTACAGTGCCATCGGCGGACTTGGGCAAGGCTCGGCGTATTGCCGATGCGGTTGGGCGTTATGTTGAGTTTTGCAAGAGCACGGCGTCGCACCTCGACCTTAAAGGCGTGAAAATTGTGTTGGATTGTGCGAATGGCGCTACTTACGACATTGCACCTAAGGTGTTCAGTGAGTTGGGTGCGGATTTGGTGTGCATCGGTTGTTCGCCCGATGGGCTGAATATAAACCTGAAGTGCGGCTCGACCAGTCCACAAGCTCTGCAATCCGAGGTGTTGGCACAGGAGGCGCATCTGGGTATCGCTTTTGATGGCGACGGCGACCGGGTGCTAATGGTCGACCATGCCGGGCAGATTCTTGATGGGGATGAATTGTTGTTCATCATCGCCAGCCACTTAAAAAGCCGTAACAAATTGCACGGTGGTGTAGTCAGTACGCTGATGGCTAACATGGGCTTAGAGGTCGCGTTGCGCAAGAAAGACATTGAGTTGGTGCGTGCTCAAGTAGGCGATCGCTATGTGATGGAGCAAATGGTAGAGCGCGAATGGTTGTTGGGCGGTGAAAGCTCTGGGCATCTAATCTGTGCCCATAAGACCAGTACCGGTGATGGAATCGTTGCTGCACTGCAAGTCTTGCAAGCGTTACAGGACATGGAATTGACGCTGCAAGAAGCGCGTCAGGGTATGCGTAAGTTTCCGCAGGAGATGATCAATGTGCGGGTGTCGGATAAAACCTTGGCACTGAAAAGCGAAGCGGTCTTGGCGGCGGTTAAGGCCACCGAAAAACAGTTAGGCGAGACCGGTCGGGTCTTGCTGCGACCCTCAGGTACCGAGCCAGTGGTCCGGGTTATGATCGAAGGTGAGGACGCCGAGCAGGTTCGTACGCTGTGCCAAGCTCTCGCTGAGCAGGTAGAAGAAGTTATGCGGCGCGCCGACTGA